From a region of the Triticum aestivum cultivar Chinese Spring chromosome 7D, IWGSC CS RefSeq v2.1, whole genome shotgun sequence genome:
- the LOC123167065 gene encoding uncharacterized protein At2g34160 — translation MEEVTEGVKNLAVTEPHKKNRIQVSNTKKPLFFYVNLAKRYMQMHNEVELSALGMAIATVVTVAEILKNNGLAVEKKIMTSTVDVNDESRGRPMQKAKIEIVLGKTENFDELMAAAAEEREVAAAEDGEEQG, via the exons ATGGAGGAGGTGACGGAGGGGGTCAAGAACCTGGCCGTGACGGAGCCGCACAAGAAGAACCGGATCCAGGTCTCCAACACGAAGAAGCCGCTCTTCTTCTATGTCAACCTCGCCAAG AGGTACATGCAGATGCATAACGAGGTGGAACTCTCCGCCCTCGGCATGG CTATCGCCACTGTGGTGACAGTTGCCGAAATTCTTAAAAATAACGGCCTTGCTGTTGAAAAGA AGATCATGACATCCACTGTTGATGTCAATGATGAATCAAGGGGCCGCCCCATGCAGAAGGCCAAG ATTGAGATAGTGCTGGGCAAGACTGAGAACTTCGACGAGCTGATGGCTGCTGCCGCGGAGGAGAGGGAAGTCGCAGCTGCCGAGGACGGCGAGGAGCAGGGCTAA